The sequence agattcaaactttactgtcattgtgcagtgtacaagtacagagacaacaaaatgcagttagcatctcaacccctcagtctctccgcctctgctgcacaagatgcactgagcaaggtgaatgagcacaaagctgccggccctgatggcatccccgggcgggtgctcagggcatgtgctggacaactatccctggtcttcactgacattttcaacccgtcactggcccagggtgtcgtcccccccacttgcctcaagacatcaaccatcgtgccagtgcccaaacaatcagctacagggagtctcaacgacttccgcccagtggcactcacccctgtcattgcaaagtgctttgagtggctgatcttggctcacctcaaagccagcctccccccccacactggacccccatcagtttgcctaccggaccaacaggtctacagaggacgccatatcggcggccctacactctgccctgacccacctggacagcaataacacctacatcaggatgctgttcattgatttcagctctgcctttaacactgtcatccccgccagcttgatcaccaaactcagcggacttggcatctccacctccctctgcaactggacactggatttcctcagaccacagtctgttagggtcaacaacctcacttcctccactataacactgaacaccggcgtgccacagggctgtgtgctcagccctctcctctactccctcttcacccatgactgcatccctaagaatggctccaacgccatcattaaatttgccgactacaccacggtggtaggcctgatcagtgacaacgacgagtcagcctacagggatgaggtccagcacctgacaacctggtgtgccaacaataacctcgtcctcaactccaagaagacgaaggcaATTAtttttgacttcaggaagaacagagggggcagacatacccccatccatataaatgggacagaggtggagcgcgtctccaaccacaaattcctcggggtacacatctcggaggatctgtcctggtcgctcaacacctccaagctgatcaaaaaggcgcagcagcgcctttacttcctgaggaggctcaagaaagctcacctgtccccccagatcctgaccaacttttaccgctgtaccatagagagtatcctgaccacctgcttcacggtatggtacagcagttagaaacatagaaacatagaaattaggtgcaggagtaggccattcggcccttcgagcctgcaccgccattcaatatgatcatggctgatcatccaactaagtatcccgtacctgccttctctccataccccctgatccccttagccacaagggccacatctaactccctcttaaatatagccaatgaactggcctcaactaccctctgtggcagagagttccagactctctgccacagttgcaccgtagcggacaggaaggcactacaacgggtggtgaaaaccgctcagtacatcatcggtgccccgctccctgccatggatgccctccaccaaaaacggtgtctgagacgggccgggaagatcatcaaagacccctcacaccccaaccatggactgtttgccctcctcccatcagggaggcggtacaggagcctcagttcacgtactagtaggatgaggaacagcttctacaacaacactatcacattgctgaactcggagtcccgccgatagatttctccagtctctccgtccccattgtttgattattctgtatttttatttctatattgcactgttACTACggacagacgctaaactgcatttcgttgtacccatacttgtgtctgtgcaatgacaataaagttgaattgaattgaattgaagaagtgcgaacatagaataatggaacagtaatatatatatatatatatatatgcacatacagtagcagtagtacaATTTCCGTGGAgggagatcagtcactgggggaaggagtgtccgggtggggggggaatgattggtaatcaccaaggtgcagagttaagtagggtaacaaccgcagggaagaagctgttcctgaaccatctGGTCTGGcagcggagagacctgtagcgcctcccagatgggaggagggtaaacagtctgtggttgaggTCAGAGCAATCCTTGACAATGCTGCGCTCCCTCTGCAGAcgtcgcttgctctggacaggctcaatggaggggagtgaggaaccggtgatgcgttgtcaGTCAGGTGATAGatactccgtacagtcagcacccatagagcagagagtggtgaatctctggaactctctgccacagagggtagttgaggccacagttcattggctatatttaagagggagttagatgtggcccttgtggctaaggggatcagggggtatggagagaaggcaggtacgggatactgagttggatgatcagccatgatcatattgaatggcggtgcaggctcgaagggccgaatggcctactcctgcacctaatttctatgtttctatgtttctataatcaggatcgaacttgggtctgtggtgctgttttTTGTCGACTAGAATTGCATTTATTGAGCATCTCGTTTTATTTTTGATTGTGTGCGCCTCAGTTGACGTGCAAGAAGGGATGGAACATCTGTACAAGACCCACATCTGCCCGGAGTGCAAGCGCTGCTTCAAGAAGAGGACTCACCTGGTGGAGCACCTCCACCTGCACTTCCCCGACCCCAGCCTGCAGTGCCCTCACTGCCAGAAGTTCTTCACCAGCAAGGGCAAGCTGAAGGTGCACCTGATGCGGGAGCTGGGGGAGAAGACCCACCACTGCCCGCTCTGCGACTACAGCGCGGTGGAGAAGAACTCTCTCAACCGCCACATGGCCAGCATGCACGAGAACACGGCCAACTTCTACTCCGAGGTGTACGCCTGCCCGGCGTGCGAGGAGAAGTTCACCGTCAGCAACGCGTTGAAGGAGCACATGAAGAGCCACAAGGAGGAGCGGGGGCCGCTGGGCTGCACCGAGGGGGGTTGCGGCTACACCGCCCCCGAGCGCAAGGACTTTGTTCGCCACCTGCGCGAGGCCCACGGCGCCCGGGCGGTGGAGTGCCGCTACCGGACCTGCGGCTCGCTCTTCGGCACCGAGGCGGGCATGGAGGCCCACCGGCGCACGCACTACGCCTTCCACTGCGACCAGTGCGACTTTGTCTGCTCCAACAAGCACGTCTTCCGCCGACACAAGCGCCGGGGACACCCCGGCAGCGAGGAGCTGCCCTGCGCCTTCTGCCCCTACAAGACCTTCAACCCCGTGGAGTTCCACGACCACGTGGGCAAGATGCACGCCAACGAGAAGATCCACAAGTGCAGCGAGTGCGACTTTGCCACCGCCCACAAGAGGGTCCTCAACAGGCACATCCTTCTCCACACAGGTGGGTGGTACAGCCCGGCAGCTCACCCCAGAAGCACGagagagggacctcattgaaacttactgtatAGTGACAGGCCAGGGGAGaagatataggagcaaagaggtccttctgcagttgtacaggcccctagtgagaccacacctggagtattgtgtgtagttttggtcccctaatttcaggaaggacattcttgctattgatggtggaggcaggttctctggatgctctcaagagagagctagatggggctcttaaaaatagcggagtcaggggatatggggagaaggcaggaacggggtactgattgtggatgatcagccacgatcacattgaatggcggtgctggctcgaagggccgaatggcctgctcctgcacctattgtttcttgtctattgtctaaagtgggagagtctaggaccagtgggcacagcctcagaataaaaaggatgtgtctttaggaaggagatgaggatgaattgctTTAGTCAGCGAGTAGTGAacctgtggatgtggagagggtgtttccactagtgggagagtctaggacctgagggcacagcctcagaataataggatgtgCCTTTAAGAAGCAGATGAGGATgaattggggatggtcagccatgatcacattgattggggatgatcagccatgatcacattgattggggatgatcagccatgatcacattgattggggatgatcagccatgatcacattgaatggcggcgctggctcgaagggccgaatggcctactcctgcacctactgtctattgaatttctttagtcagagactggtgaatctgtgggattcattgccacagactgctgtggaggccaagctaatggatatttttaaggtgacgaTTGACagtgtctgcggcaatgaattccacagattcaccagcctctgaccaaagacattcctcctcatctcctttctaaaggaacgtccttttattctgaggctgtgccctcttgtcctacactctcccactagtggaaacatcctctccacatccactctatccaggcctttcactattctgtaagtttcaatgaggtcccctcattATGTACTTGTGTTCCGAAGtgataggggcaggagtaggctattcggcccatctagtcgactgcggtaaaaattgtaaattgtccctagtgtgtgtagtaggatagtgctagtgagcggggatcactggtcggtgcggactagactagactaaactaagctaaacctgaTCCTGGGTCTAATTGCATCTGTTTGTATTCTGTTGGTTTTGAACCCTCCTTTAGGCGAGAAGCCACATAAATGTGAACTGTGCGATTTCACCTGCAGGGATATGGGTTACCTGTCCAAGCACATGCTCACACACTCCGACAACAAGAACTACATGTGTACAGAGTGTGGCTACATCACCAAGTGGAAGCACTACCTCACCGTGCACATGCGGAAACATACCGGAGACCTGAGGTAacgccctgtgtgtgtgtgtgtgtgtgtgtgtgtgtgtacttgtgagtgtgtgtgtgtgtgtactttgtgagtgtgtgtgtgtattttgtgagagagtgagtgtgtgtgagggtgtgtgtgtgtgtgtgagtgtgtgtgtgtgtgtgtgtgtatgagggtgtgagtgtgtgtcctttgtgagagtgtgtgtgtactttgtgagagtgtgtgtactttgtgagagtgagtgtgtgtactttgtgagagtgtgtgtgtgtactttgtgagagtgtgtgtactttgagagtgtgtgtgtgtgtgtgtactttgtgagagtgtgtgtgtgtactttgtgtgagtgagtgtgtgtactttgtgagtgtgagtgtgtgtgtgtgtgtgtactttgtgagagtgagtgtgtgtgtgtagagtgtgtgtgtgtgtgtgtgtgtactttgtGAGGGTGTGTGCGCTTGTGTCAAGCAACatttagattgttaagggtttggacacgctagaggcaggaaacacgttcccgatgttaggggagtcctgaaccaggggccacacacagtttaagaataaggagtaagccatttagaacggagacgaggaaacactttttcacacagagagttgtgagtgtgtggaattctctgcctcagagggcggtggaggccggttctctggatgctttcaagagagagctagatagggatcttaaaaatagcggagtcaggggatttggggagaaggctgattggggatgatcagtcatgatcacattgaatggcggtgctagctcgaagggccgaatggcctactcctgcacctattgtctattgacaatagacaatcagCGCAGGAGTTGTAAATGTTTAGTATCGCATGGCTAGAAGTGAAACAGGTTCTAGAGCGGAAGGCGGAAAAGGATGGAGAtgggatgtcctcattctttagggacaatagacaataggtgcaggaggaggccattcgcccttcaagacagcaccgccattcaatgtgatcatggctgatcatccccaatcagtaccccgttccagccttctccccatatcccctgactctgctatctccggcctccaccaccttttgaggcagagaattccacagactcaccactctatgggtgaaaaagtgtttcctcgtctccgttctaaatggcttaccacttattaaactgtggcccctggttctggactcccccaacatcgggaacatgtttcctgcctctagcgtgtccaaacccttaataatcttatacgtttctataagatccccactcatcctaaatacatatacaagcccagctgcttcattctctcagcatatgacagtcccgccatcccgggaattaaccttgtgaacctacgcagcactccctcaatagcatgaatgtccttcctcaaattaggggaccaaaactgcacacaatggctCTGACTCTATACTTTGttttagatcccctctcaatttagaTTAGAGACACCAGTGCGAAACTAGCCTTTCGGTCCACTGTCCTGCCATCcccgaatcagtctggtgaacccctgcactcttaacactatcctacaaaaccCACGCAATGAACGCATATGCAAAGACACCTAAAGACGCACAGGCACgcgcagcacacacacacgcacacacagacagacactcgcacacacagacacacacgcatacacacacgcacacatacacacacgcatatacacacacacacacacacacacacacacacacatacccacgcatacacacacacacacacacacacacacacacacacacacacatacacacacacacacacacacatgcacacacacacacacacacacacacccacgcatacacacacacacacccacgcatacacacacagacacacactcacacacactcacatacacacacacacacacacacacacacacacacgctcacacacacacacacacacgcatacacacacacacacacacacacacacacacacacacacacacgcatacacacacacacacacacacacacacacacatacccacgcatacacacacagacacagacgctcacacacactcacatgcgcacacacacccacacagacacgcacagacGCAGacagacgcacgcacacacactctagggacaattttacatttataccaagactattaacctacacacctttggaatgtgggaggaaactgaaggttttggagaaaacccaggtggtcacagggagaatgtacaaactccgttcagacagcagccgtagtcgggaccaaaaccgggtctctggcgctgtgaggcagtaactctgccgctgtgccaccgtgccgctctaatctaaccatctctctctctctctttcccgcaGGTATCATTGCAACCAGTGCTCCTACCGCTGTCACCGCGCAGACCAGCTCAGCAGCCACAAGCTGCGGCACCAGGGCAAGTCGCTCATCTGCGAGGTGTGCGGCTTTGCCTGCAAGCGCAAGTACGAGCTGCAGAAGCACATGCAGGTGAAGCACTCGCAGGACTACCAGATGCCCCTGCACCAGTGCCGCTACTGCAGTTACCAGACGCAGTACAAGCAGGCTCTGCTCAACCACGAGAACTGCAAGCACACCAAGCAGAGGGAGTTCCGCTGCGCCCTCTGCCCCTACAAGACCTTCAGCAACACCGGCCTCTTCTTCCACAAGCGGAAAGTCCACGGCTACGTGCCGGGAGACAAGGAGTGGCTGGAAAACTACGCCAAGCAGGAGATGGCCATGAACTCCGCCCACAACCTGCTAGCCTACGTGGAGGCAAACGCCAATCCCTCCAGCTCGGCCAAGAGGAGCGAGTCGTGGCAGAGCAAAGGTTCGAGTGGTGGGGAGGAACCGGGGAAGAAGTCATTCCGCCCCGGCTTTGAAGCTCCGGCGTTCATGCAGGGCGGCGTCGTGGAACGGTACGGCTCGGCGCAGCCGGACACGGTCACCGCCGACACGGGGCAACCGATGGCCGCCCAGACCGCCAGCGGCACGGGACGGGAGCTTCAGACGAGCCTGAGCGTAAACGACCCTCAGCCCGAGGTGGTGGTCTTCGGCCCCCGGGTGggctttcccctccctcctcccccggaGGAGCCGGCAAAGCACATCTCCCTGGACGACTGGCCGCCCTGCGCCGCCGGCTCCATGTACCGGGACTTTGGCCTGGTCGCCGCCGACCTTGTGCGGGAGGACCTCGGCCACCACGAGGCCGATGTTGGAGAGCACGGCGACgatgaggaagggggagagggggaccaCCTCGTCGGGAACCAGGAGCTGGTGGCGCACCACGTCGACGTCTTCACGCACGAAGACCGCCCGCTGTCGGAGAAGGCCGGGGAACTTGGCCAAGAGGCAGAGGACTCGCCTGCCGTTGTCACCTGCGCAAGCTCGGCGGAACCCACACTTCATCCCCCTCCTGAGTCGCCCAATGCCAAGGGCCTTCCCGGGCCCGAGAGTCTCCTCTCGCGGTCCGAGTCGGACATCCAGGCTCTGAGGAGGCAGGACAAGCAGCAAGCACAAGCCCTGGTgctggaggggagggtggagatgcTGGTGGTGCAGACCGACGTCCCGGTGTTACAAGTGCGACGGGTGCTCCTACGTCACCCGCAAGGAGAAGGCCCTGGTCCTCCACACCAAGTCAGGCTGCCAGAGCAGGAAGACGCCCCTGGTGTGCGAGGCCTGCGGGGCCACCTTCAAGCAGCAGCGGGGACTCAACACCCACAGGCTGAAGAAGTGCCCCGCCACGGCGGTGGCGAAGAAAGGCAGGTCGTACCCGTGTCCGGCCACGGCCACGGCCACGGCCAGAGAGCCGCCCGCCGCCCTCTTCGACTCGGACGTTGACTCGGACTCGAAGGCCGCCGACCCGCGAGGGTCTCCGACGGCGACGGGGCGCCGGCTCCAGGGGCACGAACCCGACAAGCCCGCCCAGCCAAGGTCCGAAATCACGGAGATTTCTGCAGCCGATGACCTGGCGGGAAAGGCAGCCTGCCAACCTGCCCAACCTTCGGTGGGTGGGAACACCTTGCTGGAAGAGGAAGATATCTCGAGGACATTAGAAGAGGAGACCGTGGGTGGTGCTCCCCCGGGTGGCGGGGAGGCTTTGCTTCTGTCCCAAGGAGTCGGGGTGAAGTTCACCTTTGCCCAGGAGACGTACTCCTGCACCGCCTGCCCCTTCACAAGCTCCAGCCAGCTGGCGATGGTCGACCACGCGTCAGTGGGGTGCGGAGCCCCCGTCAAGCTGCCCTGTGGCCTGTGCAAGCTGCTCTTCCGCTCGGAGCGGGCGCTGAGGAACCACCGGGCCATCAAACACAGAGGGGAGGCAGCGGCAGGGGGAGAGGTGGGCTCCGGCCCGGGGTCTGGcagcgagggggagggggagggggaggagaagggtgtAGACCGCCGCCGCCACTTCACCTGCCC is a genomic window of Leucoraja erinacea ecotype New England unplaced genomic scaffold, Leri_hhj_1 Leri_319S, whole genome shotgun sequence containing:
- the znf142 gene encoding LOW QUALITY PROTEIN: zinc finger protein 142 (The sequence of the model RefSeq protein was modified relative to this genomic sequence to represent the inferred CDS: deleted 1 base in 1 codon); translation: MEDDGGDVADSDGVYADFGPEQDYTLLGMDGPPPSLQGEGCFRADSVDIMMPEVGGQGAGCLQQPGPKDVQQTVALVVTVASVQQMSESSRGCDGKNPAEQRDESMECADNTPGALIHVEGLCCSHKCDENFEDQERLSDHLRLHTKRPRSPGSDDQARARAKRPRSARSKRGLEGETGDGSSVATAQPWAEEDPCPVREDELPRASVIGNDGRPPAEVSGVPAVSCPHRSCGLAFRTAAELADHRCVHLQFLCDRCDVACSSAALLAQHKKRSRAKSKKSSCDLCPFRSCAPRDLNKHYSAMHRDKAAYACNRCDFISRYRKVLKKHLTAHSDDTGSAAEENDEQEERRRELDGGNVEAQTWPGEQQPPACDEEDPVSETGSEGDRSRKNNSLRQRHFKVDVQEGMEHLYKTHICPECKRCFKKRTHLVEHLHLHFPDPSLQCPHCQKFFTSKGKLKVHLMRELGEKTHHCPLCDYSAVEKNSLNRHMASMHENTANFYSEVYACPACEEKFTVSNALKEHMKSHKEERGPLGCTEGGCGYTAPERKDFVRHLREAHGARAVECRYRTCGSLFGTEAGMEAHRRTHYAFHCDQCDFVCSNKHVFRRHKRRGHPGSEELPCAFCPYKTFNPVEFHDHVGKMHANEKIHKCSECDFATAHKRVLNRHILLHTGEKPHKCELCDFTCRDMGYLSKHMLTHSDNKNYMCTECGYITKWKHYLTVHMRKHTGDLRYHCNQCSYRCHRADQLSSHKLRHQGKSLICEVCGFACKRKYELQKHMQVKHSQDYQMPLHQCRYCSYQTQYKQALLNHENCKHTKQREFRCALCPYKTFSNTGLFFHKRKVHGYVPGDKEWLENYAKQEMAMNSAHNLLAYVEANANPSSSAKRSESWQSKGSSGGEEPGKKSFRPGFEAPAFMQGGVVERYGSAQPDTVTADTGQPMAAQTASGTGRELQTSLSVNDPQPEVVVFGPRVGFPLPPPPEEPAKHISLDDWPPCAAGSMYRDFGLVAADLVREDLGHHEADVGEHGDDEEGGEGDHLVGNQELVAHHVDVFTHEDRPLSEKAGELGQEAEDSPAVVTCASSAEPTLHPPPESPNAKGLPGPESLLSRSESDIQALRRQDKQQAQALVLEGRVEMLVVQTDVPVYKCDGCSYVTRKEKALVLHTKSGCQSRKTPLVCEACGATFKQQRGLNTHRLKKCPATAVAKKGRSYPCPATATATAREPPAALFDSDVDSDSKAADPRGSPTATGRRLQGHEPDKPAQPRSEITEISAADDLAGKAACQPAQPSVGGNTLLEEEDISRTLEEETVGGAPPGGGEALLLSQGVGVKFTFAQETYSCTACPFTSSSQLAMVDHASVGCGAPVKLPCGLCKLLFRSERALRNHRAIKHRGEAAAGGEVGSGPGSGSEGEGEGEEKGVDRRRHFTCPSCPFTCCQQRAMDTHKKKGCMKPDELQCRLCSFVCKSAGALRQHALLHGYRGSAAAPARRSRLRCQLCPFSCKQARCLQQHVALKHDGAKPHKCSYCDFRTARRYRLEAHESLHTGVGRLACDACPRTFGTGSKLRVHKLRVHDKTPTHFCALCDYSGYNHNDISRHVGSCHAGQPSAACSHRGCGARFSSEGALKQHRLRLHRDRAGGRHGCPSCLFACRSESTLRSHLQRQHPQLQCPSCKLTFPGRPQLEEHKKIHFHHRCQLCPFAARERQQLVQHLLDCHEEEAGGPKPLRCPTCGFTCRHQLVFDHHMKAHGGTRLYKCTDCDYTTKNRQKITWHIRIHTGEKPYKCHLCSYACADPSRLKYHMRIHQEERKYLCPDCGYKCKWINQLKYHMTKHTGAKPYRCDQCDYRSNRADALRTHTETRHKEARSFICEQCGKGFKTRFLLKTHLKKHSEEKPHVCGVCRRGFRWQAGLRHHYLTHTNEHPFFCRHCSYKAKQKFQVVKHIRRHHPLGDPSAGVGKVPVTHTLGSRDPPPSLPLQSAAIEIVVASEGP